One Heyndrickxia oleronia genomic window, ATAACAAGACAATTAAGTAAAGTGCAGTGGAAGTGATGAAAAATGAGGACGGATCCATATAAAGATCCAATTGAGATCCATCGAAAGAAAATTGAAAAGATAAAGATGGATGAAACGAATATAGAAGAAAATGAAGATGTGCATCGTCTACCTACTAGAAGTGAATTACACGGTTCAAGAAATAAACAAAGAAAAAAGAAAAAAAGGAAAATGACTTTCCCATTATTAAGAGTACTTTTAACTTTTTTTATTTTATTACCAATTATTAGTTTTTCACTATATACATTTATACTAAAAAAATCATTTTTTCTTGATTTAGGTGCGAAAATGGCTGGGGAAGAGGTTCCTTATGAGATTGTGTCAGCGGGAGAAAAACAGGCCAAGCAACCTAATACATACAATAACAGTGGCTCGAATGAAAATAAAAATAGTGGTGAACAAGAGACTCAAGATGATTCTGTCGCCGAAAAAATAGATATTGAAACCAATTCACAGACAAATAACGAAGACCAAAAAATTATTTTTCACACTGTTCAACCAAATGAAACATTGTATAGCATAGCGTTAAAATACTATCATTCCAAATCAGGGATAGATCTTATTAAACAATGGAATGATCTATCGAATGATGGCATCATTGTTGGCCAAGTGTTGGAAATTCATCTTCCTTAATAAGTTTAAAGTGTATTAGGGTGAAAGGTAGTCTCAATCCGATCACCCTAAAAATATGGCATTGGTGACTTTCCCCTCAATTAAAAATTAAGTGAACCTCTATTTTTGGTATACCTATTTGGACTGGTTCATACAATGAATTTGAAAGGGGGAGTTGCCATGGAATCTACTATTTTATCACTTAAGCAAACTGACCAAGCTACAAAACAAATGCTGCAAAATCTTGTCAACAGGAAAATAAAATTTGATCGTTTAAAGCAGCAACATATATTGCTTTTAACAATTAGCGTATTTTACAGTTTTGGATGTCTTTATTTTTTATATTATCGTATTCTTGAACCATATTCGTATTCATTTTCAGAGATCTTTTCTATTCTGGTGGGAGACAATACACATTTGCTATTTATTTTTCTTGCTATAGGATTATTCGGAGCGACAAAGGTGCTATATGATAAAAAAGAAAAAGCTGAAAAAGAGTATCATGAATTAAGATGTGAAATTGTTGATCGTAGTAAAGATTTATGGAAAAATGATGCTTGGGCTTCTAGATATATAGTTTTTGAAATCATGAAAGCAAAGTTTAATATAAATTTATACCATGAAAGTAAATAGAGGAATATGAAATATTTAAAATATTTTTTTCTTTCCTCTTTCTTCTTTTAATATTTCAACTGCCTCACGGAATCGCTGAGAATGAACTACTTCACGCTCCCTTAAAAACCTTAAAGTATCATTAATATCAGGATCATCACTCATATTAATTATCCATTGATAAGTCGCCCGAGCTTTTTCTTCCGCAGCAATATCTTCGTATAAATCAGCAATGGGATCACCTTTAGCTTGGATATGTGCAGCTGTCCAAGGTACTCCTGCAGCATTTTCATAATAAAGAGCTTTATCATGGTCTGCATAATGTGCACCCAAACCTGCTGCTTTCATTTGATCAGGTGTTGCATCCTTTGTTAATTTGTACACCATCGTTGCAATCATTTCAAGATGAGCAAATTCCTCAGTTCCAATATCTGTTAGTAACCCTATAACTTTATCCGGGATTGTATATCTTTGGTTTAAATAACGAAGTGCTGCAGCAAGTTCTCCATCCGCACCGCCGTATTGCTCAATTAAGAATTTTGCAAGCATTGGGTTACATTGACCAACTTTAACTGGGTACTGGAGCTTTTTCTCATAAACCCACATGAATGATCTTCACTCCTTTGTATTTATTATTAGTCTATTTAAACTTGCCATGGCCAAGGTGCATCCTTCCAATTCCATGGATAATCAGAATAACTATAACCAAAGTTAGTCAGCGGTCCAAACAGCTTTTCAAACTCCTTTTTTAGTTTCTTTCTGTGGTGTACAAATTGGTTGTATTGTTGAACAGCATCCTGGTCTTTTGGATGAGTGTCCAAATACAATGTCAATTCAACTATTACAAAATCAATAGCCTGAAGTTCCTCAAGTTTTTGATAATATTCAGGAGGTACTTGTTTCATCACTCGGTTCACTCCTTTGCTCGTTCATACGGACTATAGTAAGGATCATATAATGGTTGCCAAAGTGTTCCTTTTCTTAATGCTTCTAATGGTGGGAATTGTGGTAAATTTGGTGGTTGAAAGCCCATATATAAATTGGGTGGTGTTGAATAGGTTTTTACCTTTATCGGTGGACAAGGATCAAATGGACTAATATAAGGTTTGTAACTTTTATAAAATGAATGCATCTTCTTCCCTCCTTGTATTTGTCATCATTTAATTTTATGGGAGAGATTTGTCCTACATGTCATTAAAATAAAGACAATAAAATAAAAATGTATATTTAAGCAAAAAAGCGAATCTACATAAAGGGAATATTTCATTGTTTGTAGAATATATATTCATGGTGAAATCTATCTTATGAGGTGAAAGTGATGTTCGCAAAAAATATTATGATTCCAAAATCTCAATGCTTTTATGTTCATGCTGAAGATTCAATTGAAGAAGCATTGGAAGTACTAAGAAAAAAGCAAGTTGATGGTTTGCCTGTCTTAAATGGGGATGAATATGTAGGTATGATTACGCATTATCATATATATAGGAATTATTTTAATTCAGAGCTCAATAAAGAAGAGTATTTAAAAACAGTAAAGGTAAAGGAAATTGCAACCCATCAGGAAATCTTTTTCCAGGGTAATGAAATTTTTGAAAATACATTAGTTGAATTGAAGGATTTTCCTTTATTTGCGGTAGTAGATGAGAATAGAAAATTTCTAGGAGTTGTAACTAGATTTGATGTAATCGAACAATTCCAAAGTGCCTTTGGAATTAAACGTCCAGGGATTCGGATTGCATTTAGTTCAGTGGAAGTAGAAGGTAGAATTGCAAGATTAGCTAATATTATACAGCAGTATCATGAATCAGTAATCTCTTTAGTAACGTTTGATGAAACAGATAAATTGGTAAGAAGAATTATTTTAAAAATAGAAAAACGAGATAATATTAAAAAGTTTACGGATAGTTTAGAAGATGCAGGATTTAGAATCTTAAATATTACTGAAGATTAAATAAAAGAGGCAGTTGATCTTAAATGGTCAACTGCCTTTTTTTTGCCGCAGCTCTAATTAAAAAGATGAGTTAATAGGATAAGTGGAAAAATTGCTTGCAATTGTGTCGATTACCAACATTTATGGTATGATTTATTAGTAATTGATCCAAATTATTGGAGGAAAACATGATTTATTGGTTAATTTTTATGATGGTAATAATTGCTGGAGTATTACTAGTAGTTTATATGGTGACAGAAGCTTTTCAGAATAATGTTCAATATCATACATTTGAATTTAATAATTTTCCAAAATCTTTTAAGAAGCTTAGACTGTTTTTCATTTCTGATATACACCGGCGTAATATTCATTCATCTATCATTAAGCAGTCTTTAGGGAAGGTAGATTTTGTAATAATTGGTGGTGACTTAGCTGAACAAGGTGTTCCACTGACAAGAATCGATGAAAATCTTCGCAAATTAAAAATGCTTGGTCCAATTTATTTTATATGGGGAAATAATGATTATGAAATTGATGAAGCTAAATTATTTCGTATTTTTAAGAAATATGATGTGAAAATGCTGAGGAATGATGTTGATTTTCTCCAATCAAAAGCAGGAGAAAAAATTGCGATTATTGGAATTGATGATATCTCGCAAGAGCAGGATGATTTACATAAAGCAATGGCAAAGATTAGTGAACCATGTTTTCAAATTTTATTGAGTCATAACCCTGATATTACTCAAAAAATGTTTGATTTTGATACAATCTCATTTATTCTTAGTGGACATACGCACGGTGGCCAGATCCGTATTTTAGGTTATACACCTTATAAAAAAGGTGGGGTGTATAAATACTCAGATATCATTCAATTAGTAAGCAATGGTTACGGAACATCATTATTTCCTTTAAGACTTGGTGCCAAACCTGAAGCCCATATCATTACTTTAAAATGAACTTTCTCCCCATTTTTACATAGTATGGTCATAGAAGCCATATCAGGGGGCGGAAATAAATGAAATTAGAACGATTATCACGAAATAAAATAAAATACTCGATTACATTTGAAGAGTTATCTGATAAAGGATTTTTAACAGATGAGTTTGAATCATTTATATGGTATGACCTTTTTGATGAGATGGTTGAAATTGCAAAAAAAGAATATCAGTGTGAAATTACCGATACGATCTCAATTGAAATATTCTCACTAAGTTCAATGGAAATTGTTTTAATATTAACTATGGATGAGAAATCAATGAATGAAGAGCAATCAACGAATCATTTAATTCCAACATTTATTCCAGATAGTGTTTTTTGCTTTGAATCAATTGAAGATGTTATTCAACTTGCACAATGCTTTGAAAATTTGCAAATACGTTTGAATAGTAAATTAATGGTTTTCGAAGATCAATATTATTTTAAGATACCAAATACTAAGGCAGTAAATGTACTTTGTGAAGAGTATGGAATTGAATCAACTATGTCTATAGAAATGGTAGAGGAATATGGAATGGTGATTATTGAAAATAATGCTTTACCGGTACTTTTAAGTTATTTCAACCAATAACAACCATAAATGGGGCGATGAGAATTTTTTCTATTGCCCTATTTTTTGTCAGTTTTACTAAGCAAATCTAAATCTAGTTTGATAGCGTTTGCAAAAATTTAAAAAGTATAATTTTAAGTCTTGCATAAATGCAGTAAAAGTGTATACTATGTCTGAAAGGATGATACACATCAACGAGTGATTTTTAGGAGGTTTGCAACAATGGCAGCCGATTTGGGTGCAGATAATCAAGCATTTGACGAAAAGCATGATGTTTTAAAATCAACACAAACAGTAATTCATAAGGCACTAGAAAAACTAGGGTACCCTGAAGAAGTATATGAGCTTCTAAAAGAACCAATCCGTATGCTAACAGTAAAAATACCTGTTCGAATGGATGATGGCTCTGTAAAAATCTTTACGGGGTATCGTGCCCAACACAATGATGCTGTGGGTCCAACAAAAGGTGGGATACGTTTCCATCCGAATGTTTCTGAAAAAGAAGTAAAAGCGTTATCAATTTGGATGACATTAAAATGTGGAATTGTTAACTTACCGTATGGTGGCGGTAAAGGAGGAATCATTTGCGACCCTCGTGAAATGTCATTTCGTGAACTTGAGGCATTAAGTCGTGGATATGTTCGAGCAATTAGCCAAATCGTAGGACCAACAAAGGATATTCCTGCTCCGGATGTTTTCACAAACTCTCAAATTATGGCATGGATGATGGACGAGTATAGCAGAATCGATGAATTTAATTCACCAGGTTTTATTACTGGTAAACCATTAGTATTAGGTGGATCTCACGGTCGTGAAACTGCTACAGCTAAAGGAGTAACCATCTGTATTCGCGAAGCAGCAAAAAAACGCGGTATTAATTTAGAAGGTGCTCGTGTTGTTGTACAGGGATTCGGAAATGCAGGAAGCTTCCTATCGAAGTTCATGCATGATGCAGGAGCAAAAGTCATCGGAATCTCAGATGCATATGGTGCCCTTTATGATCCTAATGGTTTAGATATTGACTACTTACTTGACCGTCGTGATAGCTTTGGTACAGTAACAAAGCTTTTTGACAATACCATTTCAAATAAAGAATTACTAGAATTAGATTGTGATATTTTAGTCCCTGCTGCTATTGAAAATCAAATAACAGAAGAAAATGCACATAATATTCGTGCACAAATTGTTGTAGAAGCTGCTAATGGTCCAACTACATTAGAAGCGACACAAATACTTACTGATCGTGGTATTTTATTAGTACCTGATGTTTTAGCCTCTGCTGGTGGAGTAACCGTTTCTTATTTTGAGTGGGTACAGAATAACCAAGGATACTATTGGACAGAGGAAGAAATAGATGAGAAACTTGAAAAAGTCTTAGTGCAGTCATTTGAAAATGTTTACAATACTGCTGAGACGAGAAGAGTCGATATGAGACTAGCTGCATATATGGTTGGTGTTAGAAAATCTGCAGAAGCTTCTCGCTTTAGAGGTTGGATTTAAACGAATTATACATGGACTTTTCCATATCATTTTAAATCATTGCATGAAAATAGAAAATCTCCTATCATTATGGATGGGAGATTTTTTGATTTTAATTAACAGTTCGGTACTGTCTAGTAATAATATAAAAAGTGAATATGGAACATTTTGTTCTTTCATGAACAAAATAGTGTATAAGAGGTGACCAAAACATGCAGTTTGAGAATTGTATTATTGTTGGAGGAGGCCCATGTGGACTTTCAGCTGCAATTGCTTTACAAGAAATCGGAATGAATCCATTAGTAATCGAAAAAGGTAATATTGTCAATGCTATTTACAATTATCCTACCCATCAGACTTTCTTCAGCTCTAGTGAAAAGCTTGAAATTGGTGGGGTTCCATTTATTAACGAAAATTTAAAACCGAGAAGAAATCATGCATTAGTTTATTATCGTGAAGTCGTAAAAAGAAAAAATCTACGGATTAATAGGTTTGAAACAGTCAAAAGTGTACAGAAAATGAAAGATGGCAGTTTTGAAGTTCAAACATCAAAGAACGAATATCAAGCACAGTATGTAATCATCGCAACGGGCTATTATGATCATCCTAACCAATTAAATATTCCTGGAGAAACTCTCCCACATGTTTTTCATTATTTTAAGGAGGCTCATCCATATTTCGATATGGATGTCATGGTAATTGGCGGGAAAAATTCAGCTGTTGATGCTGCAATTGAATTACATAAAGCTGGTGCGAATGTGACGGTATTATATAGAGGGAAGGAGTATTCTAAAAGTGTAAAACCTTGGATATTACCAGAATTTGATTCATTAATCCGAAACGGTCAAATAAAAATGGAATTTAATGCAGAGCCTTTAGCAATTACTGAGGGTACTGTGAGATATGTAGTGAACGGGGAAATAAAGGAAATAAGTAATGATTATGTATTTGCAATGATTGGCTACCACCCTGACCATCATTTTATAAAAGAGATGGGAGTAAGGATTGATTCTGAGACAGGTAAGCCTGAATTTAATCAGGATACAATGGAAACAAATGTGGAAGGGATCTTTATCGCAGGTGTGCTTGCTGCCGGGAATAATGCAAATGAAATCTTTATTGAAAACGGGCGATTTCATGGTGAGTTAATCGCCAATTATTTAAAAGAAAAAAACCAATAAAATATCTCTTACTAGAGGTAGGGTGGGGCAGATGGAATAAAAAAAGACTTTTTTCCCTTATTCCACTCGGTATTACCCTATATGATGTTTCGTTGAAATCTGTAATCTTATTGACTTCAAAAAATAGAAGCAGTCATAGCAAGTACAACCAAGTACTTGTAGGACTGCTTCTATTTTTATATTTTATGAAACATTTCTTCGATTTCTTTCATATTATTTGTTTGTGAAAGGGCAATAAGTAGTTTAATTCTAGCTTTTTGCCCATTCAATCCGTTAGAAAAGATCGCACCTAATTCCTTTAGCTGTTTTCCTCCACCTTCATAGCCATAAATATCCTGTGCGATGCCATTAAAACATCTTGAGACAATGATTGTCGGGATATTTGCTTCAATGAGTAACTTAATTCCTTCTACAGTTGCTGGCGGCAAATTCCCTTGTCCTAATGCTTCGATTACAAGACCATCATAGTTTAAATCTAAAATAGCTTTAAATAATAATGAGTCCATTCCGGCATGTGCTTTGAGTAATGCTACATTTTTTGTAATGCTATCGATAGGATAGTATTCCTTATGTGTCGGTGCATTATGGAAAAATATACCTGGCTTTGATATGATTCCAATTGGTCCGAACTGTGGACTTTGAAATGTTGACAAATTACTTGTATGTGTTTTTGTAACGTTTTTTGCGGTATGAATTTCATCATTTAATACAACTAGTACACCTTTACCTTTTGCTTCTTCACAGGCAGCTACTCTTATAGACGTAATTAAATTATATAATCCATCAGAACCGATTTCATTACTAGACCTCATTGCCCCAGTTACTACTATAGGGAGCTCAAGTCCAGTGGTAAGGTCAAGAAAATAAGCAGTTTCCTCTAAAGTATCTGTTCCATGAGTAATGACAACCCCATCAATAGTATTTTCTTTCGTTTCATTTATGATTAATTCCTTTAATTTTAGCATTTCTGTCATTGTAATATGTGGTGAAGGTAAATTAAATGGCTCTTTTACGATTAAATTAGCAAGATTAGAAAGTCCTTTTGTTTGAGCTGATAAAGGATTTTCTTCGCCGGGTTTAACTGCACCAGTTTCCCCATCCTCATACATAGAAATGGTTCCACCAGTGTGAATGACCAATATATTTTTTTTCATAAAAAATCCCCCAAATAAAGCAATACTTTTCCAAATTTTGAAAAGGTTATTTTCTTTCTATAGTATACATGATACGATTAAGAAAATGAAAAAGAAATGAGGCAGAAAAATGCTGGTAATATTATCAGCAGGAATTGCACCAGGTTTAGCACTTTTAAGTTATTTTTATTTAAAAGATCAATATGAATTAGAGCCTGTACTACTAGTATTTAAGGCCTTTTTATTTGGTGCATTTCTTACGTTTCCAATCATGTTTATTCAGCATGTTTTGGATATTGAGCAAATTTTACAAGGTAATATTTTTAACGCTTTTATAAATATAGCATTATTAGAGGAATTTTTTAAATGGTTTATCCTCTTTTTTGTTGTGTATCAGCATGGGGATTTTAGTGAACCATATGATGGAATTGTTTATGGTGCTAGTGTTTCTTTAGGATTCGCAACCGTTGAAAATATTTTATATTTAATTGCTGATGGTGTCGGAACTGCTTTTGGAAGAGCATTACTACCGGTTTCAAGTCATGCATTATTTGGGGTAATTATGGGCTATTATTTAGGTAAGGCCAAATTCTCACTTGATCGCAAGATGAAGCAAGCATTAATATATTCTTTCACAATCCCTTTACTACTTCATGGATTTTATGATTACATTTTATTGTCAAAGACAAAATGGATATATTATATTATTCCGTTTATGCTCTTTCTGTGGTGGCTTGGTTTAAAAAAGGTAAAGCAAGCGCATGCCTTATCTAAAAAGCATCATGAAATGAATACGACAGAAAATAATCAATCGGCTATAGATACAATTGGATGATCTGTGTCCGGTTGTTTTTTTTTGCCCTAATTTCAGGAAATGACAAGATACTATTACTTTTTTGTATAAAATTCCTTTGGAAACAAAAACTAGCCGTAATTCTAAAACAATTTTTGGAGGGGTAAAACGCAATGAGGAACAACATTTTTGTAAAAGTTGTTTTCGTACTTTTATTCTGTCTTGTAACATTGACAATTTCAAGTTCAAAACAGCCAATTCAGGCGTTTACAAATCAAGTGATCCAAAGGGGTGCAGTTGGAGACGATGTTATAGAATTGCAAGCAAGATTGCAAAATATCGGATTTTATACAGGTAAAATTGATGGTGTTTTTGGATGGGGAACGTATTGGGCATTACGAAATTTTCAAAAGGATTTTGGCTTAGATATTGATGGATTAGCTGGACCAACAACAAAAGCGAAATTGGTTAAAGCATCGAATTATAATGCTGCCTTTGTTAAAGATCAAATTAAAAAGGGGAATGAGTTTACTTATTATGGGGGCGTTGATATTAATAAACAAATTAAGCCTAAATCATCTACGTCTAATAAAAAAACTACTACAACAAAAAAACCATCAGGTACTACGAATGTAACTGCGACCAATGTACCAAATGGCTACTCTCAAAATGACATTCAATTATTAGCTAATGCGGTGTATGGAGAGTCAAGAGGAGAACCATATGAAGGTCAGGTGGCAGTAGCTGCTGTCATATTAAATAGAGTGGAGAGCTCTTCATTTCCGAATACAATTTCAGGTGTAATCTTTGAACCAGGTGCATTTACAGCAGTAGCAGATGGACAAATTTGGTTAACACCAAATGAAACGGCAAAAAAAGCTGTGATTGATGCGATTAATGGATGGGATCCTACCGGAAATGCTTTATATTACTTTAATCCTGTTACAGCAACAAGTAAATGGATTTGGTCGAGACCACAAATCAAGCAAATTGGCAAACATATATTTTGTATGTAAGGGGTGATTTGAATGATTAGAGGAATTATTATAGCTGTATTATCACTTGGTGTTATTGGAACTGGAGTATGGGGGTACCAAGAACACCGAGAAAAAAATGCAATCTTAATAAACGCTGAAAATAATTATCAACGAGCATTTCATGATTTAGCTTATCAAATGGATCAGTTACATGACCAAATTGGTACTACGTTAGCCATGAATTCAAGAAAGTCTCTTTCACCTGCCCTTGCAGATGTATGGAGACTTACTTCGGAAGCACATAGTAATGTCGGTCAATTGCCTCTTACTTTATTACCATTTAATAAAACAGAGGAATTTTTATCGAATATCGGAAATTTTAGTTATCGAACAGCAGTTAGAGATCTTGATAAGGAACCACTATCTAATGAAGAATATGGGACCCTTAAAAGATTATATTCACAAAGTGCTAATATTCAAGGGGAACTAAGAAAAGTACAACACTTAGTACTAAAAAACAACTTACGTTGGATGGATGTTGAAATGGCACTAGCTACTGGCAAGGAAGGTGCAGATAATACGATCATCGATGGCTTTAAAACAGTAGAAAAAACAGTTAAAGGATACGATGAATCGAATACAAATGATCCATCTTTAGTAAGCTTTCAAAAAAATAACAACAATTTTCGGGACGTAAAAGGTAAATCGATTACTAAAGATGAAGCAATTCAAATAGCGAAGAAGTTTACAAACATAAAAAATCCTACCAAAGTAAAGGTAACCGAAAATGGAAAAGGTGCTAATTTTAGTTTCTATAGTGTAACCTTAGCAGATAAGAATGGTAATGAGGGCAATATGGATATGACTAAAAAAGGCGGACATCCGATATATTTTATTGAAAGACGAGACATTACAAAGCAAAATTTAAGTTTAAATGATGGAATTCAGGCTGCGTCTAAATTTTTGAAAAATAATCAGTTTGATCATATGGAGGTTTTTGAGAGTACACAATATGATCATATAGGTGTTTTTTCCTTTGTAGTAAATGAAGAAGGCGTTCGAATCTATCCAGAAACGATCAAGTTAAAGGTTGCTTTAGATAATGGACAAATAATTGGTTTTACTGCTCAAGATTATATGAAAAATACTGAGAATCGAAAAATTCCTAAGCCTAAGCTAACAATGGCAGAGGCAAAAGGCTCTATTAATCCAAAATTAAAGGTAATGGAGGATAGATTGGCTATTATCAGTAATGAACTAGGAAAAGAAGTGCTTTGCTATGAATTCTTAGGTACACTAGGTAAGGATACGTACCGGATCTTTATAAACGCAAACGATGGAAAGGAAGAAAATGTAGAAAAACTGCAAAACGCGGAACCTGTATATCACAATGTATTATGAGGAAAGCTATCTAGCTTTCCTCATTTTCTTTTGGTGAATATCTAGAAAAGTCTGTCATTAAATGGCATAATATACTTAGGACCATATTATTATGTCAAGGAAGGATTTGCAAATCGATGTTAAATATTGGAATGAACTTAACTCTTGAATCTTTGGAAAGTAATAATCCTGATAAATATAAATGCAAAATTGCTGATATTGAAAATAATAATTTATATATCGATTATCCCATTAGTTTAACGACTAATCGTACTGCTTTTCTTGTGAATGATTTACATTTAAATTGTATTTTTTCTACAGAAGATAATGGAACTTATCTCTTTCGTACAAAAGTTATAGGCAAAGTCAAAAAAAATATCCCCTTGATTATTTTACATATCCCACCAGTTGAGGAGTTTAAGAAGATACAACGTAGACAGTACGTAAGGGTTGAAACAGCGGTTGATATATCCTTGTATTTACAAAATTCTAAAGAAAGATTCACGACAATTACTGAGGATATAAGTGCAGGAGGATGTGCCGTTCTTTTACCAAAAAATATACAGATGCACCCATTAGAAACGGGTGATGCTACCATCGTACTTCCAATGCAAAACGGAGATTATCAGTATATTAATACACCAATTAAACTTATAAGAAATTGGGAGGATGCAGGTAAGAACATTGCATCAATTGAATTCATTGATTTAGATGAGAAAGATACCCAATCACTTTTTCGCTTCTGTTTTGAAAGACAATTAGAGCTTCGAAAAAAAGGATTATTAACTTAAAGCATTTTCTTAGGTGAAATTTAACTACTATAATTTGGTCTATAGACTTGAAGTCAGCTTTAATTAAGAAACATTTAAGTTTCTTAAATGAATAAAGAATTTCTTCTACTCCCATAATGATTAATATATTATTTTAGGAGTGGATGAAATGAAATTAATAGAAAGATGGATGGTAAAATTAATAATTTTTCACTTTATATTATTACTATTGATTCAAGGGGTTCTTCACTCACTTCATTTTTTTCAAGATTATCAAAAAATCACCTTTTATGAAGGGGTTAATAAAATGAATGAAACTCCTATAATAGAAACATGGAAGAATCATCATTAAGGCAGATTAGATTCTGTCTTTTTTAGTTGTTATATAATATGTTAATATTAAGTGAACTGTTAACTACCTAAAAGTACATCATAATAGAGTATTTAGTTAACGTGGATTGTCATGGTTATTATAAAGAATGGGTGGAAAGCTGAATGAATCAAAAAATTCGTATTGCTATTGATGGTCCTGCTGCTGCAGGCAAAAGTACGGTTGCAAAAATTGTTGCCGAAAGACTATCTTATATCTATATAGATACGGGAGCAATGTATAGATCTTTAACATTAAAGGCTCTAGATAATCAGATATCTCCAAATAATGAATCAGCACTAGCAGACTTGCTGAATGTCACTATGATTGAACTAAAGCCAGGGATTGAAGGTCAGCTAGTCTATTTAGATGGAGTGGATGTAACTAAAAAAATCCGTGAAGCTTCGGTCACAAATAATGTATCGGAAGTATCTAAACACCGTCTAGTTCGTGAGGAAATGGTAAGAAGGCAACAAGCGTTTGCTAAAGACGGTGGAGTGGTCATGGATGGCCGGGATATTGGAACTCATGTAATCCCGAACGCTGAATTAAAAATCTTTTTACTTGCTAGCGTAGAAGAACGTGCCTTAAGAAGGCATACTGAAAATCTTGCGAAAAATTATCCATCTGATTTAAATCAGTTACAAAAAGAAATTGAATTAAGGGATAAGTTAGATTCAGAACGGGAAGTTTCACCATTAAAGAAGGCTGATGATGCTATAGTGATTGATACAACTTCATTAACTATTCAAGATGTTGTAAATAAAATAATGAATTTTGCTAATGAAAGGATCGAATAAAAGTGACTTTTTACTCATTTGCAAAAGTGGTTGTATGGAGGATTTTTAAACCGCTATATAGAATTCAGGTTATTGGCAAAGAGCATTTTCCTGAAAAGGGTGGTGTGCTCTTATGTGCTAATCATATCGATAATCTGGATCCACCAGTAGTTGGTATTACAGCACCTAGACCAGTTGTATTTATGGGAAAGGAAGAACTTTTTCAAAAACCACTATTAAAAACATTAATGGAAAAATTAAATGTCATTCCT contains:
- the sleB gene encoding spore cortex-lytic enzyme; its protein translation is MRNNIFVKVVFVLLFCLVTLTISSSKQPIQAFTNQVIQRGAVGDDVIELQARLQNIGFYTGKIDGVFGWGTYWALRNFQKDFGLDIDGLAGPTTKAKLVKASNYNAAFVKDQIKKGNEFTYYGGVDINKQIKPKSSTSNKKTTTTKKPSGTTNVTATNVPNGYSQNDIQLLANAVYGESRGEPYEGQVAVAAVILNRVESSSFPNTISGVIFEPGAFTAVADGQIWLTPNETAKKAVIDAINGWDPTGNALYYFNPVTATSKWIWSRPQIKQIGKHIFCM
- a CDS encoding DUF5359 family protein, yielding MKLIERWMVKLIIFHFILLLLIQGVLHSLHFFQDYQKITFYEGVNKMNETPIIETWKNHH
- a CDS encoding flagellar brake protein, whose translation is MLNIGMNLTLESLESNNPDKYKCKIADIENNNLYIDYPISLTTNRTAFLVNDLHLNCIFSTEDNGTYLFRTKVIGKVKKNIPLIILHIPPVEEFKKIQRRQYVRVETAVDISLYLQNSKERFTTITEDISAGGCAVLLPKNIQMHPLETGDATIVLPMQNGDYQYINTPIKLIRNWEDAGKNIASIEFIDLDEKDTQSLFRFCFERQLELRKKGLLT
- the prsW gene encoding glutamic-type intramembrane protease PrsW, which translates into the protein MLVILSAGIAPGLALLSYFYLKDQYELEPVLLVFKAFLFGAFLTFPIMFIQHVLDIEQILQGNIFNAFINIALLEEFFKWFILFFVVYQHGDFSEPYDGIVYGASVSLGFATVENILYLIADGVGTAFGRALLPVSSHALFGVIMGYYLGKAKFSLDRKMKQALIYSFTIPLLLHGFYDYILLSKTKWIYYIIPFMLFLWWLGLKKVKQAHALSKKHHEMNTTENNQSAIDTIG
- a CDS encoding asparaginase, which encodes MKKNILVIHTGGTISMYEDGETGAVKPGEENPLSAQTKGLSNLANLIVKEPFNLPSPHITMTEMLKLKELIINETKENTIDGVVITHGTDTLEETAYFLDLTTGLELPIVVTGAMRSSNEIGSDGLYNLITSIRVAACEEAKGKGVLVVLNDEIHTAKNVTKTHTSNLSTFQSPQFGPIGIISKPGIFFHNAPTHKEYYPIDSITKNVALLKAHAGMDSLLFKAILDLNYDGLVIEALGQGNLPPATVEGIKLLIEANIPTIIVSRCFNGIAQDIYGYEGGGKQLKELGAIFSNGLNGQKARIKLLIALSQTNNMKEIEEMFHKI
- a CDS encoding YpdA family putative bacillithiol disulfide reductase; the encoded protein is MQFENCIIVGGGPCGLSAAIALQEIGMNPLVIEKGNIVNAIYNYPTHQTFFSSSEKLEIGGVPFINENLKPRRNHALVYYREVVKRKNLRINRFETVKSVQKMKDGSFEVQTSKNEYQAQYVIIATGYYDHPNQLNIPGETLPHVFHYFKEAHPYFDMDVMVIGGKNSAVDAAIELHKAGANVTVLYRGKEYSKSVKPWILPEFDSLIRNGQIKMEFNAEPLAITEGTVRYVVNGEIKEISNDYVFAMIGYHPDHHFIKEMGVRIDSETGKPEFNQDTMETNVEGIFIAGVLAAGNNANEIFIENGRFHGELIANYLKEKNQ
- the ypeB gene encoding germination protein YpeB → MIRGIIIAVLSLGVIGTGVWGYQEHREKNAILINAENNYQRAFHDLAYQMDQLHDQIGTTLAMNSRKSLSPALADVWRLTSEAHSNVGQLPLTLLPFNKTEEFLSNIGNFSYRTAVRDLDKEPLSNEEYGTLKRLYSQSANIQGELRKVQHLVLKNNLRWMDVEMALATGKEGADNTIIDGFKTVEKTVKGYDESNTNDPSLVSFQKNNNNFRDVKGKSITKDEAIQIAKKFTNIKNPTKVKVTENGKGANFSFYSVTLADKNGNEGNMDMTKKGGHPIYFIERRDITKQNLSLNDGIQAASKFLKNNQFDHMEVFESTQYDHIGVFSFVVNEEGVRIYPETIKLKVALDNGQIIGFTAQDYMKNTENRKIPKPKLTMAEAKGSINPKLKVMEDRLAIISNELGKEVLCYEFLGTLGKDTYRIFINANDGKEENVEKLQNAEPVYHNVL